One genomic window of Rhinolophus ferrumequinum isolate MPI-CBG mRhiFer1 chromosome 23, mRhiFer1_v1.p, whole genome shotgun sequence includes the following:
- the LOC117016163 gene encoding 60S ribosomal protein L28-like: MVVGNYSSFLIKRNKQTSSTEPRNLKAPNSFHYNGLIHRKTVGVEPAAIGKGVVVIMKQRSGQRKPATSYMQTTGNKTARATLSSIRHMIRKNKYRPDLLMEVIRRPAPSCAARSL; this comes from the coding sequence ATGGTCGTGGGCAACTACTCCAGCTTCCTGATCAAACGGAACAAGCAGACATCCAGCACCGAGCCCCGTAACCTGAAGGCCCCCAACTCCTTCCACTACAACGGTCTGATTCACCGCAAGACAGTGGGCGTGGAGCCAGCTGCCATCGGCAAAGGTGTGGTGGTCATCATGAAGCAGAGATCCGGCCAGCGAAAGCCGGCCACCTCCTACATGCAGACCACTGGCAACAAGACCGCCCGGGCCACCCTCAGCAGCATCCGGCACATGATCCGCAAGAACAAGTACCGCCCGGACTTGCTCATGGAAGTCATCCGAAGACCAGCGCCATCCTGCGCAGCCAGAAGCCTGTGA